The Eubacteriaceae bacterium Marseille-Q4139 genome has a window encoding:
- the trmB gene encoding tRNA (guanosine(46)-N7)-methyltransferase TrmB, whose translation MRLRHIKGAEEEIAASPYVIHEPEQQKGRWHEVFGNHNPIRIEVGMGKGKFIMELAMKNPDINYIGIERYSSVLLRGLQKRAELEIPNIVFMCIDAQEMAEIFAPGEVDRIYLNFSDPWPKDRHAKRRLTSDRFLAVYDKILKQEGIIEFKTDNQDLFRYSLESIPAAGWTVDACTFDLHHSEMAAGNVMTEYETKFAAEGKPICKLTASRRMKEEAPAYNK comes from the coding sequence ATGAGATTACGCCATATCAAGGGCGCAGAGGAAGAGATTGCGGCAAGCCCTTATGTCATCCATGAGCCGGAGCAGCAAAAAGGGCGCTGGCATGAGGTATTTGGAAACCACAATCCAATCCGCATTGAGGTTGGAATGGGAAAGGGAAAATTCATCATGGAACTTGCCATGAAAAACCCGGATATCAACTACATCGGCATCGAGCGCTATTCCAGCGTGCTGTTAAGAGGGCTCCAGAAGCGGGCCGAGCTTGAGATCCCGAACATCGTTTTCATGTGCATCGACGCGCAGGAAATGGCGGAAATTTTTGCTCCCGGCGAGGTGGACAGGATTTATCTGAACTTTTCCGATCCATGGCCCAAGGACCGTCACGCGAAGCGCCGTCTGACTTCGGATCGGTTCCTTGCAGTTTATGATAAGATCTTAAAGCAGGAGGGAATCATCGAATTTAAGACGGACAACCAGGATCTGTTCCGCTATTCCCTGGAATCCATTCCCGCGGCTGGCTGGACGGTGGATGCGTGTACCTTTGACCTGCATCACAGTGAAATGGCGGCCGGGAACGTGATGACCGAGTATGAGACAAAATTTGCGGCAGAGGGAAAGCCGATCTGCAAACTGACGGCTTCCCGCCGGATGAAGGAAGAAGCGCCTGCATATAATAAGTAA
- the trxA gene encoding thioredoxin — translation MEMKFTSANFDAEVLKSDMPVVVDFFATWCGPCKMMAPVIETLASEYDGKVKIGKLDVDENSDIAAKYGVMSIPTIILFKNGEAVKKTVGVQNKAVLENAIKELL, via the coding sequence ATGGAAATGAAATTTACAAGCGCCAATTTTGATGCGGAAGTTCTGAAATCCGACATGCCGGTTGTGGTAGACTTTTTTGCCACCTGGTGCGGCCCCTGCAAGATGATGGCGCCGGTCATCGAGACGCTGGCTTCCGAGTACGACGGCAAGGTAAAGATCGGCAAGCTGGACGTGGATGAAAACAGCGACATCGCGGCGAAATACGGCGTCATGTCAATCCCGACCATCATTCTGTTTAAGAATGGCGAGGCGGTGAAGAAAACGGTCGGCGTTCAGAACAAGGCTGTTCTTGAGAACGCCATCAAGGAACTGCTGTAA
- a CDS encoding DUF2200 domain-containing protein has protein sequence MENEKVYQMPFAKIYPLLVNKAVKKGRTKEEVDEIIRWLTGYSQEQLDTMAGGSVTYSDFFTNAPQLNENRRLIKGTVCGVRVESIKEPLMQEIRYLDKLVDELAKGKAMEKILRQPDTDPAGAR, from the coding sequence ATGGAAAATGAGAAAGTATATCAGATGCCCTTTGCAAAAATCTATCCCCTGCTGGTAAACAAGGCCGTGAAAAAAGGCAGGACGAAGGAAGAAGTGGACGAAATCATCCGCTGGCTGACGGGATACAGCCAGGAACAGCTGGACACCATGGCCGGCGGTTCCGTCACCTATTCCGACTTTTTCACCAACGCCCCTCAGCTCAACGAGAACCGGCGCCTCATCAAAGGCACCGTCTGCGGCGTCCGTGTAGAGTCCATAAAAGAGCCTCTCATGCAGGAAATCCGGTACCTGGATAAGCTGGTGGACGAGCTTGCTAAAGGAAAAGCCATGGAAAAAATCCTGCGGCAGCCAGATACAGATCCGGCCGGCGCCCGCTGA
- a CDS encoding YitT family protein, with the protein MSNMKLFRKAMDILLVLVGNVLMSIGVGAFILPAGLMIGGATGIGLIVSHYWGIPVSSLVAVYNAVMFLIGAVFLGKHFAATTLISSFLFPFLLGQIEAVVQSPLTSDLLLSVILGGVLSGLGIGIVIRAGSSTGGNDIPMLLLNKKLGVPISAAMYSLDFIILCLQLPYSSLEIALYSIVLIATYSIMADKASTLGKGRVQVRIISSEHKKISRAIQEQIDRGVTLYRIEGGYTSQESCEVMTVVSGRELNRLNRLIMEIDPQAFIMIAHINEVRGRGFSFGKREQ; encoded by the coding sequence ATGTCGAATATGAAGCTCTTCCGGAAGGCAATGGACATCCTTCTGGTGCTCGTCGGAAACGTCCTCATGTCCATCGGTGTCGGTGCCTTTATTCTGCCGGCAGGACTGATGATCGGCGGCGCCACAGGAATCGGTCTCATTGTTTCCCATTATTGGGGGATTCCCGTCTCCTCTCTGGTGGCGGTCTACAACGCCGTCATGTTCCTGATCGGCGCCGTATTTCTCGGAAAACATTTTGCCGCAACCACTCTGATAAGCAGTTTCCTGTTCCCGTTCCTTTTAGGACAGATTGAGGCGGTCGTCCAGAGCCCGCTGACGTCTGATCTCCTGCTGTCTGTAATCCTGGGCGGCGTCCTGTCCGGCTTGGGAATCGGGATCGTCATCCGCGCCGGCTCTTCCACGGGCGGCAACGATATTCCGATGCTGCTTCTTAATAAAAAGCTCGGCGTCCCGATTTCTGCCGCCATGTACAGCCTGGATTTTATCATCCTCTGCCTTCAGCTTCCTTATTCCAGCCTGGAAATTGCTCTTTACAGCATCGTGCTCATCGCCACATATTCCATCATGGCAGACAAGGCCTCCACGCTTGGAAAGGGGCGGGTACAGGTACGCATCATCAGCAGCGAGCATAAGAAGATCAGCCGGGCCATTCAGGAGCAGATCGACCGCGGCGTAACGCTCTACCGAATCGAAGGCGGCTATACCAGCCAGGAGTCCTGCGAGGTCATGACGGTCGTTTCCGGGCGCGAGCTGAACCGCCTGAACCGGCTGATTATGGAAATCGACCCACAGGCATTCATCATGATTGCACATATCAATGAGGTGCGCGGGCGCGGATTTTCCTTTGGAAAAAGAGAACAGTAG
- a CDS encoding metallophosphoesterase: MIAVFLAPFYLLLNYYVLTWLLAWARACCCTFGSLWFRIPVILLYSFLALSPLSSFLITAAPWHRALKVLGNYWLGTFSYILLTILLFDAARRLFRLLGWADVHPIRPLFSSAHAFPAIGFLTVFCILAVSAFGILHARRLYVREYPICIEKSCGLSGLRLVLVSDLHLGYNSSVRQVQDLAEKINAAEPDLVCIAGDIFDNEFDAIPSPDETADILAGLQSRYGVYACYGNHDVSEKVLAGFTFSKEGALKEDPRFPAFLKQAGIHVLEDEVICIDGEFYLAGRKDPSKSEKEGETRMSFAGLTEGLDRTRPLIVMDHQPKELSQAAATGVDLDLSGHTHDGQIFPGNLMLRLFWENPCGIVRKGSMYSVVTSGAGVWGPAMRVGTDSEILVLDISFH, from the coding sequence ATGATTGCTGTTTTTCTGGCGCCCTTTTACCTGCTTTTGAATTACTATGTCCTCACATGGCTTCTTGCCTGGGCCAGGGCGTGCTGCTGCACCTTTGGTTCCCTCTGGTTTCGGATCCCGGTCATTCTTCTCTATTCTTTTCTGGCCCTCAGCCCGCTAAGCAGCTTTCTCATCACGGCTGCCCCGTGGCACCGGGCTCTGAAGGTTCTTGGGAACTACTGGCTCGGCACGTTTTCTTACATTTTGCTCACGATCCTGCTGTTTGATGCGGCAAGACGGCTGTTCCGCCTTCTGGGATGGGCCGATGTCCACCCCATCCGGCCGCTGTTTTCTTCCGCGCATGCATTTCCGGCCATTGGGTTCCTGACGGTTTTCTGCATCCTCGCTGTCAGTGCCTTCGGAATTCTCCATGCCAGGCGCCTCTATGTCCGTGAATATCCGATCTGCATCGAAAAAAGCTGCGGCCTTTCGGGCCTCCGGCTGGTTCTTGTTTCCGATCTCCACCTCGGGTACAATTCTTCCGTCCGGCAGGTTCAGGATTTGGCAGAAAAAATCAACGCCGCAGAACCGGATCTTGTCTGCATCGCCGGCGACATTTTCGACAACGAATTCGATGCCATCCCATCTCCGGATGAAACGGCAGACATCCTGGCCGGTCTTCAGAGCCGTTATGGTGTTTATGCATGCTATGGGAATCATGACGTGAGTGAGAAGGTACTGGCCGGCTTTACGTTTTCCAAAGAAGGGGCGCTGAAAGAAGATCCGCGCTTTCCGGCGTTTCTTAAACAGGCTGGAATCCATGTCCTTGAAGATGAGGTGATCTGTATCGATGGGGAGTTTTATCTGGCTGGCAGAAAGGATCCTTCCAAGTCAGAAAAGGAGGGGGAAACGCGCATGTCCTTTGCCGGACTGACCGAGGGGCTTGACCGCACCAGGCCCCTGATTGTCATGGACCATCAGCCCAAAGAGCTTTCCCAGGCCGCAGCGACCGGTGTGGATCTGGATCTCTCGGGACATACCCACGACGGCCAGATCTTTCCGGGAAACCTCATGCTCCGGCTGTTCTGGGAAAACCCGTGCGGGATTGTCCGAAAAGGTTCCATGTATTCCGTCGTCACCTCCGGCGCCGGGGTCTGGGGCCCTGCCATGCGCGTCGGCACCGACAGTGAAATCCTGGTTTTAGATATCAGCTTTCATTGA
- a CDS encoding YbaK/EbsC family protein, with protein sequence MSIERVRNYFKTWDMEDRILEFPVSSATVELAAQAVGCEPARIAKTLSFQLPDGPVLIVTAGDAKVDNAKFKGFFHTKAKMLSPEEVSEKIGHSIGGVCPFGIEDGIRVYLDVSLRRFNTVFPACGSSNSAIELTPAELEQYSACLEWVDLCKGWQPPAAESV encoded by the coding sequence ATGTCCATAGAACGCGTTCGGAATTATTTTAAGACCTGGGATATGGAGGATCGGATTCTGGAATTTCCCGTTTCTTCCGCGACCGTGGAGCTGGCCGCCCAGGCGGTCGGCTGTGAACCTGCCAGGATTGCAAAAACCCTGTCCTTCCAGCTTCCCGACGGCCCGGTTCTCATCGTAACGGCCGGAGACGCCAAGGTCGACAATGCAAAATTCAAAGGATTTTTCCACACTAAGGCGAAAATGCTGTCGCCTGAAGAAGTATCTGAAAAAATCGGCCATTCCATTGGCGGTGTCTGCCCCTTCGGCATTGAGGACGGCATCCGTGTCTATCTGGATGTCTCCCTGCGCCGCTTTAACACAGTTTTCCCGGCATGCGGAAGCAGCAACAGCGCCATTGAACTGACGCCTGCCGAGCTGGAACAGTACTCCGCCTGTCTGGAATGGGTCGATCTCTGCAAAGGCTGGCAGCCGCCGGCGGCTGAATCCGTATGA
- the larE gene encoding ATP-dependent sacrificial sulfur transferase LarE yields MAFDFSWYKHFFDAYAAKYDQHDGRVALKILHTYSVTAIMERLCIMRRVPAHTKELAMLCALFHDIGRFEQLRQYDTFLDHLSCNHAEMSCQILREEAILSALSAKDQDMVLTAVRSHNQYEIDPALSENPNAGETLELCRLIRDADKCDIFRVFACEAMTDVVGASEETIAAETITPAVLQAFFAHKSVDKKIRKTYLDYWVGFLAFFFDFNYPESIKISCEQGYYRMPFDRTRFVHKETREQIDKMFKELENYMENRLAESDLNEKETIPASLKTFFQNHRRIALAFSGGTDSAYLLYAASRCGTEMQAYYVSTPFQPQFELEDARRLADMLQVPMKVLPFDVLSVPEVQKNPSDRCYYCKNVIFRSILEAAEADGFTEIMDGTNASDDAGDRPGMRALKELHVLSPLRECGVTKARLRELSRNAGLFTWDKPAYACLATRVPANVPITADILKKTEQAEALLSSMGFTDFRVRVMPEYPSSGDSSPARWAARLQITEPQLPLFLSVRSQIHDRLKENFSAVLLDLNLRTPSF; encoded by the coding sequence ATGGCTTTTGATTTTTCATGGTACAAACATTTTTTTGATGCCTATGCCGCCAAATACGACCAGCATGACGGCCGCGTAGCGCTCAAAATCCTGCATACATATTCCGTCACCGCAATCATGGAGCGCCTCTGCATCATGCGGCGCGTTCCTGCACATACAAAGGAGCTGGCCATGCTCTGCGCGCTGTTCCATGACATCGGCCGTTTTGAACAGCTCCGCCAGTACGATACTTTCCTCGATCATTTAAGCTGTAATCATGCGGAAATGAGCTGTCAGATTTTAAGGGAAGAGGCGATTCTCTCAGCGCTTTCCGCCAAAGATCAGGACATGGTTCTGACTGCCGTCCGCAGCCACAATCAATATGAAATTGATCCGGCCCTCTCTGAGAATCCCAATGCAGGCGAAACCCTGGAGCTCTGCCGGCTGATTCGGGACGCTGATAAATGCGACATTTTCCGGGTTTTTGCCTGCGAGGCCATGACAGACGTCGTCGGCGCCTCCGAGGAAACCATCGCCGCTGAAACCATCACGCCTGCCGTGCTTCAGGCATTTTTCGCCCATAAAAGCGTGGATAAGAAAATCCGGAAGACGTATCTGGATTACTGGGTCGGCTTTCTCGCCTTCTTTTTCGATTTTAATTACCCGGAAAGCATCAAAATTTCGTGCGAACAGGGTTACTACCGGATGCCCTTTGACCGCACCAGATTCGTTCATAAAGAAACAAGGGAGCAGATTGACAAAATGTTTAAAGAATTGGAAAATTATATGGAAAACCGGCTGGCAGAAAGCGATTTGAACGAAAAAGAGACTATCCCGGCCTCCCTCAAAACCTTTTTTCAAAATCACCGGCGGATTGCCCTGGCTTTTTCCGGCGGCACGGATTCGGCTTACCTTCTTTACGCCGCTTCGAGATGCGGCACAGAAATGCAGGCATACTATGTCTCCACGCCGTTCCAGCCCCAGTTTGAGCTTGAGGATGCCAGGCGGCTTGCGGACATGCTCCAGGTTCCGATGAAGGTTCTGCCTTTCGATGTCCTGTCGGTTCCTGAAGTACAGAAAAATCCGTCCGACCGCTGCTATTACTGCAAGAATGTGATCTTCCGCTCCATCCTGGAGGCGGCTGAGGCCGACGGCTTTACGGAAATCATGGATGGGACAAACGCCTCTGACGATGCCGGCGACCGTCCCGGCATGCGGGCTTTAAAGGAGCTCCATGTGCTTTCACCGCTCCGGGAATGCGGCGTCACAAAAGCAAGGCTTCGGGAACTTTCCAGAAATGCCGGTTTGTTTACATGGGATAAGCCGGCTTACGCCTGCCTGGCAACCAGAGTTCCGGCAAACGTCCCGATTACCGCCGATATTCTGAAAAAAACCGAACAGGCTGAGGCTCTGCTTTCTTCCATGGGATTTACGGATTTCCGCGTGCGCGTCATGCCGGAATATCCGTCTTCCGGTGATTCTTCCCCAGCCCGGTGGGCAGCCAGACTCCAGATTACTGAGCCGCAGCTTCCTCTCTTTCTCTCTGTCCGCAGCCAGATTCATGACCGGCTTAAGGAAAACTTCAGTGCCGTCCTTCTCGATCTGAATCTTCGGACGCCTTCTTTCTAG
- a CDS encoding M20 family metallopeptidase yields the protein MDEKKMIEAASEYIDMHREEMMALWETLVSTESGNSDKEGVDRVCAILEQELKASGAETETIPMEKKGNLLRGEFQPDGEKEAILLIGHMDTVFAKGTLAKNPFRIEDGRAYGPGVLDMKGGLVIAVFVLRALRACGYDRHPIRVVFAGDEENGHRESTAEAEILRASDGCMAAFNFETGLLDDSLVVGRKGSCRVTMTVTGVAAHAGNDPERGRSAILEMAHKIIEVQALNDYAHGLLVNVGLIEGGTVVNAVPANCQIQIDIRYEDRKRLDATIEALREIAAKSHVPDTKAEIAMTKPSAVMEVSEANLHLFEHVKQAAELIGYGEVRTKTVGGWSDSCLAASCGVPVVCSMGVKGAKNHSMDEYAVVDTLFSRAKLALASIITL from the coding sequence ATGGACGAAAAAAAGATGATTGAAGCTGCTTCCGAGTACATTGATATGCATCGGGAGGAAATGATGGCACTGTGGGAAACACTGGTTTCCACAGAGAGCGGCAACTCCGACAAAGAAGGTGTCGACCGGGTCTGTGCGATCCTGGAACAGGAGTTAAAGGCGTCCGGCGCAGAAACGGAAACGATTCCCATGGAGAAAAAGGGAAATCTCCTGCGGGGAGAATTCCAGCCGGACGGGGAAAAGGAAGCCATTCTTCTGATTGGCCATATGGACACCGTATTTGCGAAAGGGACGCTTGCAAAGAATCCTTTCCGCATTGAGGACGGCAGGGCATACGGCCCGGGAGTCCTCGATATGAAGGGCGGGCTCGTGATCGCAGTCTTTGTTCTACGGGCGCTTCGGGCATGCGGATATGACAGGCATCCAATCCGCGTCGTCTTTGCCGGAGATGAGGAAAACGGCCACCGGGAGAGTACAGCAGAGGCAGAAATTCTCCGTGCCTCCGACGGATGCATGGCGGCGTTCAACTTTGAAACCGGCCTGCTGGACGACAGCCTCGTGGTGGGCAGAAAAGGCTCTTGCCGCGTCACCATGACAGTAACCGGTGTAGCCGCTCATGCGGGAAATGATCCGGAGCGCGGGCGCAGCGCAATTCTTGAGATGGCACACAAAATTATTGAAGTGCAGGCGCTCAACGATTATGCCCATGGCCTTCTTGTGAATGTGGGACTGATCGAAGGCGGAACGGTTGTCAATGCGGTTCCGGCCAACTGCCAGATCCAGATTGACATCCGGTATGAGGACAGAAAGCGTCTGGATGCCACTATCGAAGCGCTCCGCGAAATTGCAGCAAAGTCCCATGTGCCGGATACGAAGGCGGAAATTGCCATGACAAAGCCGAGCGCGGTGATGGAGGTGTCGGAGGCAAACCTGCATCTGTTTGAACATGTGAAGCAGGCGGCAGAGCTGATCGGCTACGGGGAGGTCAGGACAAAGACCGTAGGCGGCTGGTCTGATTCCTGCCTGGCAGCTTCGTGCGGCGTTCCTGTGGTATGCTCGATGGGCGTAAAAGGCGCCAAAAATCATTCCATGGATGAATATGCCGTTGTGGACACGCTGTTTTCCCGTGCAAAGCTGGCCCTGGCTTCCATTATCACGTTATAA
- a CDS encoding AEC family transporter, protein MEIILLKQICIMFLLILVGIFLVKKGYLSEQGGKDLGAILLRVVIPCVIVKSYITEYTPEKAAGLAISVGLVLLALGISMAVSFLVFGTRRGIENFGASFCNVGFMGIPLVQAVMGEEAVFYLTAFIALLNILQWTYGVLIMTGNREFVRAKVIVTNPAVLAFFLGILLFVLRVPVPDIIVSTLGSIGSMNTPLAMIILGTYLANMSWKELFQEKSAYVCTFIRLIVIPAVTLIVFCLLPAGATEIKAVVLIACCTPVGANIAIFARQYDKDYRLSVVTVCLTTILSIVTVPVFYLFAEKFLLYNM, encoded by the coding sequence ATGGAGATTATCTTATTAAAACAAATCTGCATCATGTTCCTCCTGATTCTGGTCGGCATTTTCCTTGTGAAAAAAGGATATTTGTCGGAACAGGGCGGAAAGGATCTGGGCGCGATTCTTTTGCGTGTCGTGATCCCGTGCGTTATCGTTAAGTCTTATATTACGGAGTACACACCGGAAAAGGCTGCCGGTCTGGCGATATCGGTCGGTCTGGTGCTTTTAGCACTTGGAATTTCCATGGCGGTTTCTTTTCTGGTCTTTGGAACCCGCAGGGGGATTGAAAACTTCGGCGCTTCTTTCTGCAACGTCGGCTTCATGGGAATCCCGTTGGTTCAGGCCGTCATGGGCGAGGAGGCAGTTTTTTACCTTACTGCGTTCATTGCCCTTTTAAACATTCTTCAGTGGACATACGGCGTCCTGATTATGACAGGAAACCGGGAGTTTGTCCGCGCAAAGGTGATCGTCACGAATCCGGCTGTGCTGGCATTCTTTTTAGGAATTCTTCTGTTTGTTCTTCGCGTTCCGGTTCCGGATATCATCGTGAGCACTCTGGGAAGCATCGGGAGCATGAACACGCCGTTAGCTATGATTATTCTCGGAACCTACCTGGCGAACATGAGCTGGAAAGAGCTGTTTCAGGAAAAAAGCGCATATGTGTGCACGTTTATCCGCCTCATCGTGATTCCGGCAGTTACGCTGATTGTTTTTTGCCTGCTTCCGGCAGGAGCCACGGAAATCAAAGCCGTTGTCCTGATTGCGTGCTGTACGCCGGTCGGCGCCAACATTGCGATTTTTGCCAGACAGTATGACAAGGACTACCGGCTTTCCGTCGTTACGGTCTGCCTGACAACGATTCTCAGCATCGTGACCGTCCCGGTATTTTATCTGTTTGCAGAAAAATTCCTTCTTTATAATATGTAG
- a CDS encoding MATE family efflux transporter — MLTDPPGKALLFFALPMIFGNLFQQFYNITDSIIVGRFVGEQALAAVGASYAVTNVFIAIAIGGGIGSSVIISQFLGAGKMEKMKTAVFTTLINFFAISVLLALVGITLNNRILGWIHTPEDVFADAAVYLSIYFMGLPFLFMYNVQASVFNSLGDSRTPLYLLVFSSLLNIVLDLVFVICFGQGVRGVAIATLIAQGVSAVISFGLLMRKLKGYDTAEAYAFYDLEMMVSMVKIAIPSTLQQSIVQIGILLVQSVVNSFGSASLAGYSAGMKIESLSIVPMLAMGNAMSTFTAQNIGAGQLSRVKEGYKMCYATVLTVGVGLCILYQLFGGAFVSLFLEEKTSEAYSVGLAYVHFLAFFYSFIGLKATTDGLLRGAGDVAAFTAANLVNLSIRVIVTNVFAPIYGIQVAWMAVPMGWAANYLISFGWYLTGKWKRVKVIKKN, encoded by the coding sequence ATGCTGACGGATCCTCCCGGAAAGGCGCTTCTTTTCTTTGCCCTTCCGATGATTTTCGGCAACCTGTTCCAGCAGTTTTATAATATTACGGACTCCATCATCGTCGGCCGTTTTGTGGGCGAGCAGGCGCTGGCGGCCGTGGGCGCTTCCTACGCCGTCACGAATGTTTTCATCGCTATTGCAATCGGCGGCGGGATCGGGAGCTCCGTTATTATTTCTCAGTTCCTGGGGGCCGGGAAAATGGAGAAGATGAAAACGGCCGTATTCACGACGCTTATCAACTTTTTTGCCATTTCCGTGCTCCTGGCGCTTGTCGGAATCACGTTAAATAACCGGATTCTGGGATGGATCCATACGCCGGAGGACGTATTCGCAGATGCAGCCGTGTATCTGTCCATTTATTTTATGGGCCTGCCGTTTTTGTTCATGTATAATGTTCAGGCATCCGTATTCAACTCCCTTGGCGATTCCAGGACACCGCTTTATCTGCTGGTGTTTTCCTCGCTTTTAAACATTGTCCTGGATCTGGTTTTCGTCATCTGCTTCGGCCAGGGGGTTCGCGGCGTGGCCATTGCGACGCTGATTGCCCAGGGCGTTTCTGCGGTCATTTCCTTCGGGCTTCTGATGCGGAAGCTTAAGGGCTACGATACGGCGGAAGCCTATGCGTTTTATGACCTGGAAATGATGGTTTCCATGGTAAAAATTGCGATTCCGTCCACGCTCCAGCAGTCCATCGTGCAGATCGGGATCCTTCTGGTGCAGTCGGTAGTCAACAGCTTCGGTTCGGCCTCTCTGGCGGGCTATTCGGCCGGCATGAAAATCGAGTCCCTGAGCATTGTGCCCATGCTGGCCATGGGAAATGCCATGTCGACGTTTACGGCGCAGAACATCGGGGCCGGGCAGCTTTCGAGAGTAAAAGAGGGCTACAAAATGTGCTATGCGACCGTACTTACCGTCGGCGTTGGCCTCTGTATCCTGTACCAGCTTTTCGGCGGGGCATTCGTATCCCTTTTCCTGGAAGAGAAAACGAGCGAGGCGTATTCGGTCGGACTGGCCTATGTTCATTTTCTGGCGTTCTTTTACTCCTTTATCGGTCTGAAAGCCACGACCGACGGGCTTCTGCGCGGGGCCGGGGATGTTGCGGCGTTTACGGCGGCCAATCTTGTGAATTTGTCCATCCGTGTGATTGTGACGAATGTGTTTGCTCCCATTTACGGGATCCAGGTAGCCTGGATGGCAGTGCCGATGGGATGGGCGGCCAATTATCTGATCTCGTTTGGCTGGTATCTTACGGGGAAGTGGAAACGGGTGAAGGTCATCAAGAAAAATTAA